In Mongoliitalea daihaiensis, one DNA window encodes the following:
- a CDS encoding calcium/sodium antiporter produces MVYGLLILGLAILLYGGKLLVDGASGIASKFGLSPGLIGLTVVAFGTSAPELLVSINAALKGTSDIAIGNVVGSNIANIALVLGVSAILYPIAIMRSVLKLDYLATVVTTVLLILLSWNGIISRLEGIFFVVCLLLLNWYFFKKLSGVVPDEDEFIAPTNMWKALFFLLAGIGGLYVGSDLFVDNAVKIAQVYGVSERVIGVTIIAIGTSLPELVTSVIAGLNKKTDIAIGNVLGSNIMNILAILGITSIVQPIPVSDAFLFNDYMWMLGITLLLFPIIRSSMVIKRWEGVVLLGIYATYLYLLV; encoded by the coding sequence GTGGTTTACGGTTTATTGATTCTAGGTTTAGCAATCCTTCTTTATGGGGGAAAGTTGTTGGTGGATGGTGCTTCTGGTATCGCATCTAAGTTTGGACTAAGCCCTGGTCTCATAGGTCTTACTGTAGTTGCTTTTGGAACATCGGCTCCGGAGTTACTAGTAAGTATCAATGCCGCTCTCAAAGGTACTAGCGACATTGCGATTGGTAATGTTGTTGGTTCTAATATTGCAAATATTGCCTTAGTATTGGGAGTCAGTGCAATTTTATATCCGATAGCCATTATGCGATCCGTATTAAAGCTGGATTATCTAGCAACGGTTGTTACCACCGTTCTTTTGATTCTATTGAGTTGGAATGGAATCATTTCTCGGTTGGAGGGAATATTTTTTGTGGTTTGTTTACTGCTTCTTAATTGGTATTTCTTTAAAAAGTTGAGTGGAGTTGTGCCAGATGAGGACGAATTTATTGCACCAACGAATATGTGGAAAGCTTTATTTTTTCTTCTTGCAGGGATTGGTGGACTCTATGTTGGATCGGATTTATTTGTTGACAATGCAGTAAAAATAGCTCAAGTGTATGGTGTTAGTGAGCGTGTGATTGGAGTTACGATTATTGCCATTGGTACAAGTTTACCCGAATTGGTAACTTCCGTAATAGCTGGACTGAATAAAAAAACCGATATAGCTATAGGGAATGTTTTGGGAAGTAATATTATGAATATTTTAGCAATTTTAGGGATTACCAGTATTGTTCAGCCGATACCGGTCTCTGATGCATTTTTATTCAATGATTATATGTGGATGCTTGGAATTACTCTCCTTTTGTTTCCCATTATCAGAAGTAGCATGGTTATCAAACGATGGGAAGGAGTTGTTTTGCTTGGTATTTATGCAACATATTTGTACTTGCTCGTATGA
- the upp gene encoding uracil phosphoribosyltransferase, with protein sequence MFILNTTPSLVNKFLAELRDIDSQKDRMRFRHNLKRLGFLMAYEISKSLTFHEELIQTPLDTTKIQVPENVVIISVLRAAAPFYDGFLEAFDHAESGFVGAYRIESKEMNDGVDVDYLYQACPSLEGKTVIIVDPMLATGKSFVKTFENLLKNGLPKTVHIASVIAAPEGVALLKQQLQNYSVNLWTCALDSHLNEHSYIVPGLGDAGDLAFGEKL encoded by the coding sequence ATGTTTATATTAAATACTACACCTAGTCTTGTCAATAAGTTTTTGGCAGAACTCCGAGATATTGATAGTCAGAAAGACCGTATGCGCTTTCGCCATAATTTAAAACGTCTGGGGTTTTTGATGGCTTATGAGATTTCTAAAAGTTTAACTTTCCACGAAGAGTTAATTCAAACGCCTTTAGACACCACTAAAATTCAGGTGCCTGAAAATGTAGTCATCATTTCAGTTTTAAGAGCTGCAGCTCCTTTTTATGATGGATTTTTAGAGGCTTTTGACCATGCTGAGAGTGGTTTTGTTGGTGCTTATAGAATAGAATCCAAAGAAATGAATGATGGAGTTGATGTCGATTACTTGTATCAGGCATGCCCAAGCTTAGAAGGTAAAACCGTAATCATAGTGGATCCTATGCTTGCTACAGGTAAATCATTTGTCAAAACATTCGAAAATTTGTTGAAAAATGGCCTTCCTAAAACAGTGCATATTGCTTCGGTTATTGCAGCACCCGAGGGGGTAGCACTTTTGAAGCAACAACTTCAAAATTATTCCGTTAATCTGTGGACTTGTGCACTGGACAGTCATTTAAATGAGCATTCTTACATTGTACCTGGTCTTGGTGATGCGGGAGACTTGGCTTTTGGAGAAAAATTATAA
- a CDS encoding OmpA family protein — protein sequence MKKIILSTLIASTLAIGAQAQDDFNKWSIEVSGGFNKPMAPLTAGFLSPTLNIGHADLGVRYMFNEKFGAKVDYGFGSFSEASGNSPSFSTNYFRANLSGVANLGRIMGWESFSRRVSLLGHLGGGFGNVRPQENQFNDFTDRVYNIKLGFTGQVKLSERIALTGDITTISNGRQTVTFDGASAILPTTMTGGNNNGFFGPAATWWTGTLGLTFYLGSKDTHADWYIAADKYATKEELAQQIGEIKDMLKDSDGDGIPDYLDKEPNTPAGARVDSFGRTLDSDGDGIPDHLDKCPFAPGPASNNGCPVEEVKEVDYFKKAINEGYVNVYFAFDSSKPLGYSSSSVNYVANFLKRNPGVNVEIKGFADELGPEDYNMKLSERRAKSVYDLLVAAGVDAGRLSYKGYGEDTSVDKRSADARQLARRTSFEVK from the coding sequence ATGAAAAAAATAATACTATCTACATTAATCGCAAGTACACTTGCAATCGGTGCTCAGGCACAAGACGACTTTAATAAGTGGTCGATTGAAGTAAGTGGAGGTTTTAACAAGCCAATGGCTCCTTTGACCGCTGGTTTTTTATCTCCAACTCTAAATATTGGACATGCTGACTTAGGTGTCAGATACATGTTCAATGAAAAATTCGGAGCCAAAGTGGACTACGGGTTCGGTTCTTTCTCTGAAGCAAGTGGCAACAGCCCTTCTTTCTCAACTAACTATTTTAGAGCTAACCTTTCCGGTGTAGCTAACCTAGGTAGAATCATGGGTTGGGAAAGCTTTTCAAGAAGAGTAAGTTTACTTGGTCACCTTGGTGGTGGTTTCGGAAACGTAAGACCTCAGGAAAATCAATTCAACGATTTCACTGATAGAGTTTACAACATCAAGCTTGGTTTTACTGGTCAAGTAAAATTATCCGAAAGAATTGCTTTAACTGGTGACATTACTACCATTTCAAATGGTAGACAAACAGTTACTTTCGATGGAGCTTCTGCTATTTTGCCTACTACAATGACAGGTGGTAACAATAATGGATTTTTCGGTCCAGCAGCTACTTGGTGGACAGGTACATTAGGACTTACATTCTACTTAGGAAGCAAAGATACTCATGCTGACTGGTACATTGCAGCCGATAAGTATGCTACTAAGGAAGAACTTGCTCAGCAAATCGGTGAGATTAAAGATATGTTGAAAGATTCTGATGGTGACGGTATTCCTGATTACCTAGACAAGGAGCCTAACACTCCAGCTGGAGCTAGAGTTGATTCTTTTGGTAGAACTTTAGATTCTGATGGTGATGGTATTCCTGATCACTTAGACAAGTGTCCATTTGCTCCAGGTCCAGCATCTAACAACGGATGTCCTGTTGAAGAAGTAAAAGAAGTGGATTACTTCAAGAAGGCAATCAATGAAGGATATGTGAACGTATACTTTGCATTTGATAGTTCTAAACCACTAGGATATTCTTCTTCTTCTGTTAACTATGTAGCTAACTTCTTAAAGAGAAATCCAGGTGTAAATGTTGAAATCAAAGGTTTTGCTGACGAATTAGGTCCAGAGGATTACAACATGAAGTTATCTGAAAGAAGAGCTAAATCAGTATATGACTTGTTAGTAGCTGCTGGTGTTGATGCTGGAAGACTTTCTTACAAAGGTTACGGTGAAGATACAAGCGTAGACAAGCGTTCTGCAGATGCAAGACAACTTGCAAGAAGAACAAGCTTCGAAGTGAAGTAA
- a CDS encoding M20/M25/M40 family metallo-hydrolase, producing the protein MPNTTLLHELAKIKSTSGDESSFTKYVIDFINKRKETFKVLPEVYADEKFYGNILLKFGKPRTAVFAHLDTIGFMVRYANQLVPIGGPEAETGYILEGEDDLGPIRCTLIENEGALLYDFPRAIQTGTRLSFGGEWKIDADFITGPYLDNKLGVYNALQLCEVIEDGWIVFSTYEEHGGGSIPALLHFIQKTSPIKHALISDITWVTDGVHHHEGVVVSIRDKHIPRKKFIDRIMELAIESGVPFQLEVEASGSSDGREIQMSPYFIDWCFIGAPEDHVHSPHEKVSIKDLDAMVDLYKYLVKYL; encoded by the coding sequence ATGCCAAATACCACCTTATTACACGAATTAGCTAAAATAAAATCAACATCAGGAGATGAGAGCTCTTTTACTAAATACGTCATTGATTTCATCAATAAACGAAAAGAAACATTTAAAGTTTTACCAGAAGTATATGCTGATGAAAAATTTTACGGAAACATATTGCTGAAGTTTGGAAAACCGCGCACAGCAGTATTTGCACATCTCGATACAATTGGATTTATGGTCCGATATGCAAACCAATTAGTGCCAATAGGAGGACCAGAGGCTGAGACTGGATATATTTTAGAGGGAGAAGATGATTTGGGCCCGATCAGGTGCACATTAATTGAAAATGAGGGGGCATTGTTATATGACTTCCCTAGAGCAATTCAAACAGGCACAAGGCTTTCATTCGGTGGGGAATGGAAAATAGATGCTGATTTTATTACAGGCCCTTATCTAGATAATAAGTTAGGTGTTTACAATGCTTTACAATTATGCGAGGTAATTGAAGATGGGTGGATAGTGTTTTCAACTTATGAGGAACATGGTGGCGGGAGTATTCCGGCTCTGCTTCATTTCATTCAAAAGACTTCGCCTATCAAACATGCGTTGATTTCAGATATTACCTGGGTCACCGATGGTGTCCATCATCACGAGGGCGTCGTCGTATCCATCAGAGACAAACATATCCCACGAAAAAAATTTATTGACCGGATTATGGAGTTAGCCATTGAGAGTGGTGTCCCTTTTCAACTGGAAGTTGAGGCGTCTGGTAGCTCTGATGGACGGGAGATTCAAATGTCTCCATATTTTATTGATTGGTGTTTTATAGGCGCTCCAGAAGATCATGTTCATAGCCCCCACGAAAAAGTTTCAATCAAAGATTTGGATGCAATGGTCGACTTGTATAAATATCTCGTCAAATATCTATAA
- the hpt gene encoding hypoxanthine phosphoribosyltransferase, which produces MVTIKDKQFSPFIDAETIQQRLEILGEEITKDFQEKTPILIGILNGSFMFISDLVKHISCPIEVSFIRISSYEGTESTGEVTSIMGLNTDLKDRHVIIVEDIVDTGLSMYRILEELKIMQPSSLSISTLLLKPDALKHPIECRYIGFEIPNKFVVGYGLDYDGLGRNLPEIYQLK; this is translated from the coding sequence ATGGTCACTATTAAAGACAAACAATTCTCACCATTTATCGATGCAGAAACCATTCAGCAAAGATTGGAAATACTTGGTGAGGAGATTACAAAAGACTTCCAAGAAAAAACACCTATTTTAATAGGCATTTTAAATGGGTCTTTTATGTTTATATCAGACCTAGTCAAGCATATAAGTTGTCCCATTGAAGTTTCGTTCATCAGAATTTCTTCTTACGAAGGAACCGAATCTACTGGTGAGGTCACTTCTATTATGGGATTAAATACCGATTTGAAAGATAGACACGTAATCATTGTAGAGGACATTGTAGATACTGGTTTGAGTATGTACAGAATCTTGGAAGAGCTCAAGATCATGCAGCCTAGCTCGCTTTCTATTTCTACACTTCTGCTCAAGCCAGATGCATTGAAGCACCCAATTGAGTGCAGATACATTGGTTTTGAGATCCCTAATAAGTTTGTGGTAGGGTATGGTTTAGACTATGATGGACTAGGCAGAAATCTTCCTGAAATATATCAGTTAAAGTAA
- a CDS encoding adenylate kinase, with protein MINLVLFGPPGAGKGTQSEKIIEKFHLTHLSTGDLFRKHLGEGTELGKLARTYMDKGHLVPDEVVIGMVEDKLVTTTETNGFIFDGFPRTVAQAEALDQLMVKIGAQISGMVALEVDEEVLKNRIRERGKTSGRVDDQDEQKIQTRINVYLDETLPVAAYYDKQGKLTKVNGVGSIDDIFQNISKVLESY; from the coding sequence ATGATCAATCTAGTATTATTTGGCCCTCCTGGGGCAGGAAAAGGCACTCAAAGCGAGAAGATAATTGAAAAATTCCATCTGACTCATTTATCTACAGGTGATTTGTTTAGAAAACACTTGGGAGAGGGGACTGAACTAGGCAAATTAGCCAGAACTTACATGGATAAGGGGCATTTGGTCCCAGACGAAGTTGTTATCGGTATGGTAGAAGATAAACTTGTGACGACTACTGAAACCAATGGATTTATTTTTGATGGATTCCCCAGAACTGTTGCACAGGCTGAGGCCTTGGATCAATTGATGGTTAAAATAGGTGCTCAAATATCTGGGATGGTTGCATTGGAGGTAGACGAGGAAGTTCTCAAAAATAGAATCCGCGAGCGTGGGAAAACTTCCGGTAGAGTGGACGATCAAGATGAGCAAAAGATCCAAACACGTATCAATGTTTATTTGGACGAAACACTTCCTGTAGCTGCATACTATGATAAACAAGGTAAATTAACAAAGGTGAACGGTGTGGGAAGTATTGATGACATCTTTCAAAATATCAGTAAAGTCCTTGAAAGTTATTAA
- the obgE gene encoding GTPase ObgE — MADSNFIDYVKFCSRSGAGGSGSVHFRREKHVPKGGPDGGDGGRGGHIILRGNAQHWTLLHLKYKKHVIAEEGKNGEGGRRKGRDGKDIILDVPLGTVAKDAETFEVRFEITEDGQEVILTPGGRGGLGNDHFKTATNQAPHYAQPGEEGIEEWIILELKLLADVGLVGFPNAGKSTLLASMSAAKPEIGDYPFTTLVPNLGVISYRDDKSFVMADIPGIIEGAAEGRGLGLRFLRHIERNSILLFMIPADAESIQDQYGILLSELEQYNPELLDKKRILAITKADMLDDELMDEMRRDVPKDIPSIFISSVSQFNLDKLKDILWQAITTD; from the coding sequence GTGGCAGATTCAAACTTTATAGATTACGTAAAATTTTGTTCAAGATCAGGAGCGGGAGGCTCCGGCTCTGTGCATTTTAGACGGGAAAAGCATGTTCCTAAGGGAGGACCTGATGGAGGTGATGGTGGAAGAGGCGGACATATTATCTTGAGAGGGAATGCCCAGCATTGGACATTACTTCACCTCAAATACAAGAAGCATGTCATTGCAGAGGAAGGCAAGAATGGAGAGGGAGGCAGAAGAAAAGGACGTGATGGAAAAGACATTATCTTAGATGTTCCCTTGGGAACAGTTGCTAAAGATGCGGAAACATTTGAAGTTAGATTTGAAATAACAGAGGATGGCCAAGAAGTAATCCTTACCCCCGGAGGAAGAGGGGGACTAGGAAACGACCATTTCAAAACTGCCACCAATCAAGCTCCTCACTACGCACAGCCAGGTGAAGAAGGAATCGAAGAGTGGATTATCCTTGAATTAAAACTTTTGGCAGACGTGGGATTGGTTGGGTTTCCTAATGCTGGAAAATCAACACTATTAGCTTCTATGTCTGCTGCCAAACCTGAAATTGGAGATTATCCATTTACCACTTTGGTTCCCAATCTTGGGGTCATTTCTTACAGAGACGACAAATCCTTCGTCATGGCAGATATCCCGGGAATCATTGAAGGAGCAGCCGAAGGTAGGGGCCTTGGTTTAAGATTTTTAAGGCATATTGAAAGAAATTCAATCCTTTTATTTATGATTCCTGCCGATGCAGAAAGCATTCAAGATCAGTATGGAATTTTATTAAGCGAACTGGAACAATATAATCCAGAATTGCTCGATAAAAAACGTATCCTCGCTATAACAAAAGCTGACATGCTTGATGATGAATTGATGGATGAGATGAGACGAGATGTCCCCAAAGATATACCATCTATATTTATATCATCTGTCAGTCAATTTAATTTGGATAAACTAAAGGATATTCTGTGGCAGGCGATTACCACCGATTAA
- a CDS encoding nucleotide exchange factor GrpE, which produces MEKEIMNEDGVNSATKEMNEQEQLTTESVSSSDSSTSTEESTTISEVEKLRLEVSEAKEKYLRLYSEFDNFRRRTAKEKLELTKTASEDVLREIIPIVDDFERAFKASEKEEHAGNVREGNQLVFHKLVKTLESKGLTAMTDLVGKPFDAETQEAITQILAPSEDLKGKVIDVVEKGYTLGDKVVRYAKVVIGA; this is translated from the coding sequence ATGGAAAAAGAAATCATGAATGAAGACGGCGTAAATTCAGCTACCAAAGAAATGAACGAGCAAGAACAACTAACAACTGAAAGCGTTTCTTCTAGTGATTCTTCCACTTCAACAGAAGAAAGCACAACCATTTCAGAAGTAGAGAAGCTCCGGTTGGAGGTGTCTGAAGCAAAAGAAAAATATTTGAGACTGTACTCTGAATTTGACAATTTCAGAAGAAGAACAGCTAAAGAGAAGTTAGAGTTAACGAAGACAGCTTCAGAAGATGTTTTGAGAGAAATCATCCCCATAGTGGATGACTTTGAACGTGCCTTCAAGGCAAGCGAAAAAGAGGAGCATGCAGGCAATGTCAGGGAAGGCAATCAATTAGTTTTTCACAAACTTGTAAAAACATTAGAGTCAAAAGGCTTAACAGCAATGACTGATCTTGTTGGAAAACCATTTGATGCAGAGACACAAGAGGCAATTACCCAAATCCTCGCTCCTTCAGAGGATTTGAAAGGGAAGGTTATAGATGTGGTAGAAAAAGGTTATACCCTTGGAGACAAGGTAGTAAGGTATGCCAAAGTTGTAATTGGAGCTTAA
- the dnaJ gene encoding molecular chaperone DnaJ: MAKRDYYEVLGVSKGASPEEIKKAYRKLAIQFHPDKNPDNPEAEDKFKEAAEAYEVLSNPDKKARYDQFGHQGLGGNGGYGGGGMNMEDIFSQFGDIFGGGGFDSFFGGGRSGRRTKKGTNLRVKLKLNLKEIANGVEKKIKVKRQVLAEGVTFKTCQTCQGSGQIKKVVNTMLGQMVSASTCHLCGGNGQIVDKKPAEADSRGLILKEEVIAINIPAGVADGMQLSMSGKGNETAGGIPGDLLIVIEELEDEILQRDGNNVVYDLYVSFVDAALGEQIEVPTIDGKVKIKIEPGTQSGKILRLKGKGIKDLQGYSKGDQLIHVNVWTPKQLSKEERSILEQLKTSENFKPDPGKSEKSFFDKMKEFF, encoded by the coding sequence ATGGCAAAAAGAGATTATTACGAAGTATTGGGGGTAAGCAAAGGTGCAAGCCCGGAAGAAATAAAAAAAGCTTATCGAAAGCTTGCTATCCAATTTCACCCAGATAAAAATCCAGATAATCCAGAAGCGGAGGATAAGTTTAAAGAAGCTGCCGAAGCCTATGAGGTCTTGAGTAACCCAGATAAAAAAGCCCGATATGACCAATTTGGTCACCAAGGATTGGGTGGCAATGGTGGATATGGTGGAGGAGGGATGAATATGGAAGACATATTCTCTCAATTTGGAGATATCTTCGGCGGCGGTGGATTTGATTCATTTTTTGGAGGTGGCAGATCTGGCAGACGTACAAAAAAAGGGACCAATCTTCGAGTTAAGCTCAAGCTGAATCTTAAGGAAATTGCCAATGGCGTAGAGAAAAAAATAAAGGTCAAAAGGCAGGTACTTGCAGAAGGCGTAACCTTTAAAACCTGTCAAACCTGTCAAGGATCAGGACAGATCAAAAAAGTGGTAAATACCATGCTAGGACAAATGGTATCAGCTTCTACTTGCCATTTATGTGGTGGAAATGGTCAGATCGTTGATAAAAAACCAGCCGAAGCAGATTCCAGAGGATTGATCCTCAAGGAAGAGGTTATTGCCATCAATATTCCAGCAGGTGTTGCGGATGGCATGCAGTTAAGTATGTCTGGTAAAGGAAATGAAACCGCAGGTGGAATTCCTGGAGATTTATTGATCGTAATCGAAGAACTAGAAGATGAAATCCTCCAAAGAGATGGCAACAATGTGGTGTATGATTTATACGTTAGTTTCGTAGATGCCGCGCTCGGTGAGCAAATTGAAGTTCCTACAATTGATGGGAAAGTAAAAATAAAAATCGAACCCGGTACTCAAAGCGGAAAAATTTTACGCCTAAAAGGAAAGGGTATCAAAGATTTGCAAGGGTATTCTAAGGGAGATCAATTAATCCATGTTAACGTATGGACTCCTAAACAACTGAGCAAGGAAGAAAGAAGTATTTTAGAGCAATTAAAAACCTCTGAAAACTTCAAACCTGATCCAGGAAAATCAGAAAAAAGTTTCTTTGATAAAATGAAAGAGTTTTTCTAA
- a CDS encoding ABC transporter ATP-binding protein produces MNILEIKELHKSYATTTALDSISIDVPHQGIFGLLGPNGAGKSTLIRIINQIIEQDSGEIFFNGEKLNPHHISNIGYLPEERGLYKKMKVWDQLIFFARLKGMSLTEAKNRVKSWLQKFEIEHWRNKSIDELSKGMAQKIQFIATVIHEPQLLILDEPFSGFDPVNAELIKNEILELRAKGVTIILSTHRMESVELLCDTIALLHRSRVILQGSLESVKDTFAGDKYHVKLRTHSEQIPDTLIKSSNGNIHLLEVALDGKKSNELLHTLMEYGEILEFSKQIPSMEQIFIQQVNNLKHG; encoded by the coding sequence TTGAATATTCTCGAAATCAAAGAACTGCATAAATCCTATGCAACTACCACCGCACTCGATTCTATAAGCATAGATGTCCCACACCAAGGGATATTTGGACTATTGGGACCCAATGGTGCTGGCAAATCCACGCTGATTCGCATTATCAACCAAATCATAGAACAAGACTCTGGAGAAATCTTTTTTAATGGAGAAAAATTAAATCCTCATCATATCAGCAACATTGGCTATTTGCCAGAGGAAAGAGGCTTGTACAAGAAAATGAAAGTTTGGGATCAACTGATTTTCTTTGCAAGGCTCAAAGGTATGAGTCTTACTGAAGCAAAAAACAGGGTGAAAAGCTGGTTACAAAAATTTGAGATCGAACATTGGCGTAACAAAAGCATCGATGAGCTCTCTAAAGGAATGGCTCAGAAAATACAGTTTATTGCCACAGTAATCCATGAACCACAATTACTGATTCTCGACGAGCCTTTCTCAGGATTTGATCCTGTCAATGCAGAGCTCATCAAAAATGAAATCCTCGAATTGAGAGCAAAAGGAGTAACCATCATCTTATCCACACATAGAATGGAATCGGTAGAATTATTATGTGATACTATTGCACTCCTTCACCGATCCCGTGTGATTCTTCAAGGATCTCTTGAAAGTGTGAAGGATACTTTTGCTGGTGATAAGTACCATGTCAAATTACGGACTCATTCAGAACAAATTCCAGATACATTAATTAAAAGTAGCAATGGCAATATCCATTTATTAGAAGTTGCGCTCGATGGTAAAAAAAGTAATGAATTGCTCCATACACTCATGGAGTATGGGGAGATTTTAGAATTTTCAAAACAAATCCCCAGTATGGAACAGATATTCATCCAACAAGTAAACAATCTCAAACATGGATAA
- a CDS encoding ABC transporter permease — protein sequence MDKIWLIIQREYLSRVQKKSFLLATLLTPLIFPAIIGLFLWIALGDMDKPSLRIIEVVDENNLFFIESSDQYAFSFSKSSLDDAKLMVQNGERYGLLHIPPIDLSKPTGFVFYSMQSPSVGIISFVEASLKRRIEEQRLYEAGIDPKVLETYRTKVSIQNITLDSKGEEKISSATVNYVIGFIAGILIYLFIFLYGNQIMQGVIEEKSSRIVEILISSLKPFQLMMGKIVGIGAVGLTQFAIWVILISGLTSIVTGIFGQKMPQQQLMEIQIEGSGQALESSNEFLEVIQIIQGIDFVSIILLFTFYFIAGYLLYGAFFAAIGAAVDSPSEAQQFVFPITIPLIISYMGLFVFVLNDPDSQVSFWLSIIPLTSPIAMMGRVSFGVPWWELLTSMSLLIMGFISTAWLAGKIYRIGILTHGTKVNYRTLWKWLSSAQ from the coding sequence ATGGATAAGATTTGGCTAATCATACAGCGGGAATACCTTTCGAGAGTACAGAAAAAATCTTTTCTCCTAGCTACTTTACTTACGCCGTTGATCTTCCCTGCTATCATTGGGCTTTTTCTTTGGATAGCACTTGGAGATATGGACAAACCTTCCCTACGAATTATTGAAGTAGTAGATGAAAATAACCTGTTTTTCATCGAAAGCTCTGATCAATATGCATTTTCATTTTCCAAAAGCTCTTTGGATGATGCCAAACTGATGGTTCAAAATGGCGAACGCTACGGTTTACTTCACATTCCCCCGATTGACTTATCTAAGCCCACAGGATTTGTTTTTTATTCCATGCAAAGTCCAAGCGTTGGAATCATTTCATTTGTAGAAGCAAGTCTGAAAAGAAGAATTGAAGAGCAGCGCTTATACGAAGCAGGGATTGACCCAAAGGTATTAGAGACTTACCGTACCAAGGTCTCCATACAAAACATCACCTTAGACAGTAAAGGCGAAGAAAAAATTAGCAGTGCAACAGTCAATTACGTCATCGGATTTATTGCGGGGATATTAATCTACCTGTTTATTTTTCTCTATGGAAATCAGATTATGCAAGGCGTGATTGAAGAGAAATCAAGTAGAATTGTTGAAATCTTAATTTCATCTTTAAAGCCTTTCCAGTTGATGATGGGAAAGATTGTCGGTATTGGCGCTGTTGGCTTGACTCAATTTGCCATATGGGTGATTTTAATCTCTGGACTTACCTCCATTGTAACAGGGATTTTTGGCCAAAAAATGCCGCAACAACAATTGATGGAGATTCAGATAGAAGGTAGCGGACAGGCATTGGAAAGCTCCAACGAATTTTTAGAGGTTATACAGATAATCCAAGGCATTGACTTTGTTTCCATCATCTTGCTGTTTACCTTTTATTTTATTGCAGGCTATTTATTGTACGGAGCCTTTTTTGCAGCTATCGGAGCTGCTGTAGACAGTCCATCGGAAGCTCAACAATTTGTATTCCCTATTACTATTCCTTTGATTATTTCATACATGGGGTTATTCGTATTTGTCCTCAATGACCCTGATAGCCAAGTTTCGTTTTGGCTATCGATTATCCCACTGACATCACCGATCGCCATGATGGGGAGGGTTTCATTTGGCGTGCCTTGGTGGGAACTATTGACATCTATGAGTCTACTGATTATGGGATTTATCAGTACCGCTTGGCTAGCTGGGAAAATATACAGGATAGGGATCCTGACACACGGCACCAAAGTGAATTACCGGACACTCTGGAAATGGCTAAGTTCTGCGCAATAA
- a CDS encoding UPF0158 family protein, with protein sequence MLTLSEKEVEKMAALLQKGMICFYQIDNKKIHSMPDDEDYFNYDLTPEEEDVLDEIEDNPDNYAEFTKMEPNQEHLVMESFADRMVKEKIFQDELVNALSKPKASTGFRFLINNSGKYKGLWDEYHLTRYKDWVKEQIDSYNYSEEEE encoded by the coding sequence ATGTTAACTCTTTCAGAAAAAGAAGTGGAAAAAATGGCAGCGTTGCTGCAAAAGGGTATGATTTGTTTTTATCAAATTGATAACAAAAAAATTCATTCCATGCCTGATGATGAAGATTATTTCAATTATGATTTGACCCCTGAAGAGGAAGATGTCTTAGATGAGATAGAAGATAATCCGGATAATTATGCAGAATTTACTAAAATGGAGCCCAACCAAGAGCACCTAGTGATGGAAAGTTTTGCTGATAGAATGGTCAAAGAAAAGATATTTCAGGACGAATTAGTCAATGCCCTTTCCAAGCCCAAAGCTAGCACAGGATTCCGATTTTTGATTAATAATTCTGGTAAATACAAGGGTTTATGGGATGAGTATCATTTGACCCGTTATAAGGATTGGGTTAAAGAGCAAATTGATAGTTACAATTACTCGGAGGAAGAAGAATGA